The Haloterrigena salifodinae genome window below encodes:
- a CDS encoding alkaline phosphatase family protein: MGASATETELELLVVGLDGSCRSVLEPLFEADEIPTIERLIKTGTSGPLESQIPPWTASAWPSVYTGKNPGKHGVYDFLSFDGYDWDVVNATHVRERPVWELLDEYGLSSVVVNVPVTHPPREFDGALIPGLTAPEDPPCHPEGILEDVKLASDGYHVYPQGTDAPDQSIESYERTIEDRGSAFRYLARRIEPEFGFLQFQATDTVFHERPGDKAAIEAVYRAVDRQLRETLAETDPENVLLVSDHGIGKVTGHEFRVNEFLREQGHVAVESGGGMPNWSTTWENELLEGETAGDDETGALERAMNAAAKAGITTQRVAAALDMVGLKEPIGKRVPNGMIQAASERVDFPESTAYVRSKSELGVRINLEGREPNGQVPESDYEAVRSELIDRLSAVQTPDGEPMFEAVEPRETYFEGPYVDEAPDILTVPADFDNAIVADVGTEQFGEPMEPWNHKRTGIVAAAGSDVDESVSLGGATIFDVAPTICALFDVPIDAEMDGAALPVVDAGEETTYPDYEPDPIRATDDGAVEDHLSDLGYL, translated from the coding sequence ATGGGAGCTTCGGCAACCGAAACCGAACTCGAGCTGCTCGTGGTCGGGCTCGACGGGAGCTGTCGGTCAGTGCTCGAGCCGCTGTTCGAGGCGGACGAGATTCCGACGATCGAACGACTGATCAAGACCGGGACCAGTGGCCCGCTGGAGTCACAGATCCCGCCGTGGACGGCGAGCGCCTGGCCGTCGGTCTACACGGGGAAGAATCCGGGGAAACACGGCGTCTACGACTTCCTCTCTTTCGACGGTTACGACTGGGACGTGGTGAACGCGACCCACGTCCGGGAGCGGCCGGTCTGGGAGTTACTCGACGAGTACGGCCTCTCGAGCGTCGTCGTCAACGTCCCCGTCACGCATCCGCCGCGGGAATTTGACGGCGCGCTGATTCCGGGCCTGACCGCGCCGGAGGATCCCCCCTGCCATCCGGAAGGGATCCTCGAGGACGTGAAGCTGGCCAGCGACGGCTACCACGTCTATCCGCAGGGGACCGACGCGCCGGATCAGTCGATCGAGAGCTACGAGCGGACAATCGAGGATCGCGGCTCTGCGTTTCGCTACCTCGCTCGACGGATCGAGCCCGAGTTTGGGTTCCTCCAGTTTCAGGCGACCGACACCGTCTTCCACGAGCGGCCGGGCGACAAGGCGGCCATCGAGGCCGTCTACCGTGCGGTCGATCGGCAGCTTCGGGAGACGCTCGCGGAGACCGACCCGGAAAACGTCCTGCTCGTCAGCGATCACGGGATCGGCAAAGTGACCGGCCACGAGTTCCGCGTCAACGAGTTCCTGCGCGAGCAGGGGCACGTCGCGGTCGAGAGCGGCGGCGGCATGCCGAACTGGTCGACGACGTGGGAGAACGAGTTGCTCGAGGGCGAGACGGCCGGTGACGACGAGACGGGCGCGCTCGAGCGCGCAATGAACGCCGCCGCGAAGGCCGGGATTACGACCCAGCGAGTCGCCGCGGCGCTCGATATGGTCGGGCTGAAGGAGCCGATCGGCAAGCGAGTTCCGAACGGCATGATTCAGGCGGCGAGCGAGCGGGTCGACTTCCCCGAGTCGACGGCGTACGTCCGCTCGAAGAGCGAACTCGGCGTGCGGATCAACCTCGAGGGCCGCGAGCCAAACGGGCAAGTGCCCGAATCCGACTACGAGGCGGTCAGATCCGAGCTGATCGACCGACTCTCGGCCGTTCAAACGCCCGACGGCGAGCCGATGTTCGAGGCCGTCGAGCCGCGGGAGACGTACTTCGAGGGGCCGTACGTGGACGAGGCGCCGGACATTCTGACGGTCCCCGCCGACTTCGACAACGCGATCGTCGCCGACGTCGGCACCGAGCAGTTCGGCGAGCCGATGGAGCCGTGGAACCACAAGCGAACCGGCATCGTCGCCGCCGCGGGGAGCGACGTCGACGAGTCAGTCTCGCTCGGAGGAGCGACGATCTTCGACGTCGCGCCGACGATCTGCGCGCTGTTCGACGTACCGATCGACGCCGAGATGGACGGCGCGGCGCTGCCGGTCGTCGACGCCGGAGAAGAGACGACGTATCCCGATTACGAACCCGATCCGATCCGCGCGACCGACGACGGGGCCGTCGAAGACCACCTCTCGGAC
- a CDS encoding DegT/DnrJ/EryC1/StrS family aminotransferase, with protein sequence MISEHPSLSARTLLDRRAIGIGPFLERYTANFAFYGSGKAALYDGLAGLVSPGENVLVPAYLPDAVVEPFRDLGLEPRYYRIRETLAPNRADLVERLDDETAAVVTVDYFGFSQPGLEAVASLLDDRDCYHVDDNAHAPLSVDNGTLLGTRGHLGITSLRKLLPVPDGAILYCNDESVAARLEPSSFAGVRDEFVVDDCRHVLESVAGDLLAANATVRRTVERLVAERSASVPDPKARYEAGKTPMSRVSAAVVAAADPSAIRRARRTNYLAWRRCFDSRSGVEIYHETLPEGICPQVFPLRTDSPQRLVAALERCGVAAHTWPRLAATVRDDPAYTVTRRLARETVALPVHQGVDPAAIEAVGDRLRW encoded by the coding sequence ATGATCAGTGAACATCCGTCGCTATCCGCCCGGACACTGCTCGACCGGCGGGCGATCGGAATCGGACCGTTTCTCGAGCGCTACACCGCCAACTTCGCGTTCTACGGTTCCGGAAAGGCAGCACTCTATGACGGGCTCGCGGGACTCGTCTCTCCCGGCGAGAACGTCCTCGTTCCCGCGTACCTGCCGGACGCGGTCGTCGAACCGTTTCGCGACCTCGGGCTCGAGCCCCGGTACTACCGCATTCGGGAGACGCTCGCCCCGAACCGCGCCGACCTCGTCGAGCGGCTCGACGACGAGACGGCCGCGGTCGTGACGGTCGACTACTTCGGGTTTTCCCAACCCGGGCTCGAAGCGGTCGCGTCGCTGCTCGACGACCGCGACTGCTACCACGTCGACGACAACGCACACGCACCGCTCAGCGTCGATAACGGTACATTACTCGGCACCCGCGGTCACCTCGGCATCACGAGCCTCCGAAAGCTGTTGCCGGTTCCGGACGGTGCCATCCTCTACTGCAACGACGAGTCCGTCGCCGCGCGACTCGAGCCGTCGTCGTTCGCCGGCGTCCGCGACGAGTTCGTGGTCGACGACTGCCGGCACGTCCTCGAGTCGGTCGCCGGCGACCTCCTCGCAGCGAACGCGACGGTCCGCCGGACGGTCGAGCGGCTGGTCGCCGAGCGATCGGCGTCGGTCCCGGATCCGAAGGCGCGGTACGAGGCCGGAAAGACGCCGATGTCGAGGGTCTCGGCGGCCGTCGTCGCCGCCGCCGATCCGTCGGCGATCCGGCGCGCCCGCCGGACCAACTACCTCGCGTGGCGACGCTGCTTCGATTCCCGGTCCGGCGTCGAAATCTACCACGAAACCCTTCCCGAAGGGATCTGTCCGCAGGTCTTCCCTCTCCGAACGGACTCGCCGCAGCGACTCGTCGCGGCGCTCGAGCGGTGCGGGGTCGCCGCGCACACGTGGCCGCGACTCGCCGCGACCGTCCGTGACGATCCAGCCTACACGGTCACGCGGCGACTGGCTCGGGAGACCGTCGCCCTGCCGGTCCACCAGGGAGTCGACCCGGCTGCGATCGAGGCCGTTGGCGACCGGCTCCGATGGTGA
- a CDS encoding helicase HerA domain-containing protein, translating into MSDQRQILVGETDDGSELRLPVVELLTGRGFVTGKSGSGKSNTASVIAEELLEAGFPLLIVDTDGEYYGLKEEYEMLHAGADEECDIQIGPEHAEQMASLALEENVPIILDVSGYLDEDVADELLRKIARQLFIKEKKMKKPFLLVVEEVHEYIPEGGGVGETGNLLIKISKRGRKHGLGILGISQRPADVKKDFITQANWLVWHRLTWDNDTKVVGRIIDTEYSELVSELNDGQAFVQTDWTEVDVRKVQFRRKRTFDAGATPGLDDFERPELKSVSDALVGDLENISERKEREQDRINELEAELEKKEKRIETLEDELESARDVSSAAKQMADALTGKETVQAQLGGGNDEELRRLHDEIVDLEDERDELRAELEERDERIETLETTLESRTETVERLREENGRLLDRVRELEESESDPETTTTESDDEIVHAGGDAIEFGFTSIREELEKRDEATSDGDRDGTTRDDTERTEFERNAIERNKAEPNAAEQSKTEPNVAEPNEAERDERVTTASEGPSFEALFEDDWIDERLETAAGQSQCTAATGRRALAILARDGPLETVVLAERVDRSTVAVQSLLSELRTEGVLDRPTERTYTLSDDVRGELTAAARVD; encoded by the coding sequence GTGAGCGACCAACGCCAGATTCTGGTCGGCGAAACCGACGACGGGTCGGAGCTGCGGCTCCCGGTCGTCGAATTGCTGACCGGTCGCGGGTTCGTCACCGGCAAGTCGGGATCCGGGAAGTCGAACACCGCATCGGTCATCGCCGAGGAGTTACTCGAGGCCGGCTTCCCCCTCCTGATCGTCGACACCGACGGCGAGTACTACGGGCTCAAGGAGGAGTACGAGATGCTCCACGCCGGCGCCGACGAGGAGTGCGACATCCAGATCGGGCCGGAGCACGCCGAACAGATGGCGAGTCTCGCACTCGAGGAGAACGTCCCGATCATTCTCGACGTCTCGGGCTACCTCGACGAGGACGTGGCCGACGAACTGCTGCGCAAGATCGCTCGCCAACTGTTCATCAAGGAGAAGAAGATGAAGAAGCCCTTCCTGCTCGTGGTCGAGGAGGTCCACGAGTACATTCCGGAGGGGGGCGGCGTCGGCGAGACGGGGAACCTGCTGATCAAGATCAGCAAGCGCGGCCGCAAACACGGGCTGGGCATTCTGGGGATCAGCCAGCGGCCCGCCGACGTCAAGAAGGACTTCATCACGCAGGCCAACTGGCTCGTCTGGCACCGGCTAACCTGGGACAACGACACCAAGGTCGTCGGGCGGATCATCGACACCGAGTACTCGGAACTCGTCTCAGAACTGAACGACGGGCAGGCATTCGTCCAGACCGACTGGACCGAGGTCGACGTCCGAAAGGTCCAGTTCCGCCGCAAGCGGACCTTCGACGCGGGCGCGACCCCCGGGCTCGACGACTTCGAGCGACCCGAACTGAAGTCTGTTTCCGACGCGCTGGTCGGCGACCTCGAGAACATCTCCGAGCGCAAGGAGCGCGAGCAGGACCGGATCAACGAACTCGAGGCCGAACTCGAGAAGAAGGAAAAACGGATCGAGACTCTGGAGGACGAACTCGAGTCGGCACGGGACGTCTCGTCGGCGGCCAAACAGATGGCCGACGCGCTGACCGGGAAGGAGACGGTCCAGGCCCAACTCGGTGGCGGCAACGACGAGGAACTGCGTCGCCTCCACGACGAGATCGTCGACCTCGAGGACGAACGCGACGAGCTTCGAGCGGAACTCGAGGAGCGAGACGAGCGCATCGAGACGCTGGAGACGACCCTCGAGTCGCGAACGGAGACCGTCGAGCGACTCCGCGAGGAAAACGGGCGGCTTCTGGATCGCGTTCGCGAACTCGAGGAGAGCGAGTCCGACCCCGAGACGACCACGACGGAGTCGGACGACGAGATCGTCCACGCCGGCGGCGACGCCATCGAGTTCGGATTCACGTCGATCCGCGAAGAACTCGAGAAGCGGGACGAGGCGACGAGCGACGGCGACCGCGACGGGACCACGCGAGACGACACCGAGCGGACGGAGTTCGAACGGAACGCGATCGAACGGAACAAGGCCGAACCGAATGCGGCCGAACAAAGCAAGACCGAACCGAACGTAGCCGAACCAAACGAGGCCGAGCGAGACGAACGGGTGACAACTGCGAGCGAAGGCCCGTCGTTCGAAGCCCTGTTCGAGGACGATTGGATCGACGAGCGACTCGAGACGGCGGCCGGGCAGTCCCAGTGTACGGCGGCGACCGGACGACGCGCGCTGGCCATCCTGGCTCGAGACGGACCGCTCGAGACGGTGGTCCTCGCCGAACGGGTCGATCGATCGACGGTCGCCGTCCAGAGTCTCCTCTCGGAACTGCGGACCGAAGGCGTCCTCGACCGACCCACCGAACGGACCTACACGCTCAGCGATGACGTCCGCGGGGAGCTGACCGCCGCGGCGCGGGTCGACTAA
- a CDS encoding ParA family protein, which produces MTTETPRAVSVALQKGGVGKTTLAINLAERLANRDNDVLLVDLDQQGNATEGVGLSDAYTSDVHIGDVLEDSTETTLGDVIRSAGAFDVLPAHEDLDSVENSIRSATFGELWIRNEIVDPVLGETYDYVVVDSPPNLGPLADASLISTQNVIVPLRMSEPSVSGFERMYTQQIGPIRKEIDLDITAIVPNSLAGDNEEKRIITDLEESQFGEFLPQFARSEHFDDPDSPGPGLRERIAFRRAWREGVPLAEYDPDNDMLDRLDELAAIVECGGVDDAR; this is translated from the coding sequence ATGACGACTGAAACTCCACGCGCCGTCAGTGTCGCCCTGCAGAAGGGCGGCGTCGGCAAGACGACTCTCGCGATCAACCTCGCCGAACGACTCGCCAACCGCGACAACGACGTCCTGCTCGTGGACTTAGACCAGCAGGGCAACGCCACCGAAGGTGTCGGCCTGAGCGACGCATACACGAGCGACGTTCACATCGGGGACGTCTTAGAGGACAGTACCGAGACGACGCTCGGCGACGTGATCCGCTCGGCTGGTGCGTTCGACGTCCTACCGGCCCACGAGGATCTAGACAGCGTCGAGAATAGCATCCGCAGCGCGACCTTCGGCGAACTCTGGATCCGAAACGAGATCGTCGATCCGGTGCTCGGCGAGACCTACGACTACGTCGTCGTCGACTCGCCGCCGAACCTCGGACCGCTGGCCGACGCCTCGCTCATTTCCACCCAGAACGTTATCGTCCCGCTGCGGATGAGCGAGCCCAGCGTCAGCGGCTTCGAGCGGATGTACACCCAGCAGATCGGGCCGATCCGCAAGGAGATCGACCTCGACATCACGGCGATCGTCCCTAACTCGCTGGCCGGCGACAACGAGGAAAAGCGCATCATCACCGACCTCGAGGAGTCTCAGTTCGGCGAGTTCCTCCCCCAGTTCGCCCGCTCGGAGCACTTCGACGATCCGGACTCGCCCGGCCCCGGCCTTCGCGAGCGGATCGCCTTCCGCCGGGCCTGGCGCGAGGGCGTCCCGCTCGCCGAGTACGACCCCGACAACGATATGCTCGACCGGTTGGACGAACTCGCCGCCATCGTCGAGTGCGGAGGTGTCGACGATGCCCGATGA
- a CDS encoding DEAD/DEAH box helicase: MTDERASEATGGERQQTEDPTANADGNATEDEQDEQFTLADFHDASQEAGRPVLTAAALSRALELSQERARDALETLADRNEVERLSVETDPVVWYPSELEDLTDRERVVVFPKRREIIVDRPDQFTRAQLAQFAHLADGNGDQGYRYVVRPEDIWQAPHDSWENLARTMRQALGQRSEELEEWVRSQWDRAHQFRLATHEDGYTVLEAKSPEVMGNVARQKLGEEHVHAPISDTEDWVREGSEAAIKRILYEAGYPVQDHRELESGEELPIDLGVQLRDYQQTWVDRFAEAGEGVFVGPPGSGKTVAAMGAMSHVEGETLILVPSRDLARQWADTILEYTSLEPEQIGQYHGGRKEVRPVTIATYQIAGMDRHRSLFDDREWGLVIFDECQHVPSDVYRRSTHLQSKHRLGLSASPIREDDRQQEIFTLVGPPIGTDWEALFEAGFVAEPELEIRYVPWGDDEQGNAYASADGQEKYRIAAKNRGKVDEVRYLLSAHPDSKALVFVDYLEQGTDLANALDVPFLSGETPHHERRRLLDEFRRNERDLLIISRVGDEGIDLPTADLAIVASGLGGSRRQGTQRAGRTMRPAGGALVYVLATRGTREEDFARKQLQHLGRKGMTIREQNVERGEDSETDDTGTNDGADGVDGSVADE, from the coding sequence GTGACCGACGAACGTGCTTCGGAAGCGACCGGTGGCGAGCGCCAGCAGACCGAGGATCCAACGGCTAACGCGGACGGCAACGCTACCGAGGACGAGCAGGACGAGCAGTTCACGCTCGCGGACTTCCACGACGCATCGCAGGAGGCCGGTCGACCGGTGCTTACCGCCGCGGCCCTCTCCCGAGCGCTCGAGCTTTCCCAGGAACGGGCCCGCGACGCGCTCGAGACCCTCGCGGACCGGAACGAGGTCGAACGGCTCTCCGTCGAGACGGATCCCGTCGTCTGGTATCCCAGCGAACTCGAGGATCTGACCGACCGGGAGCGCGTCGTCGTCTTCCCGAAGCGCCGCGAGATCATCGTCGATCGGCCGGACCAGTTCACCCGCGCACAGCTCGCCCAGTTCGCCCACCTCGCAGACGGGAACGGCGACCAGGGGTATCGATACGTCGTCAGGCCCGAGGACATCTGGCAGGCGCCCCACGACTCCTGGGAGAACCTGGCCCGGACGATGCGCCAGGCCCTCGGACAACGCTCGGAGGAACTCGAAGAGTGGGTCCGCAGCCAGTGGGATCGGGCCCACCAGTTCCGGCTGGCGACCCACGAGGACGGCTACACCGTTCTCGAAGCCAAGAGCCCCGAAGTGATGGGCAACGTCGCCCGCCAGAAACTCGGCGAGGAACACGTCCACGCGCCGATTTCGGATACCGAGGACTGGGTCCGGGAGGGCTCGGAAGCCGCGATCAAGCGGATCCTCTACGAGGCGGGCTACCCGGTGCAGGACCACCGCGAACTCGAGTCCGGCGAAGAACTTCCCATCGATCTCGGGGTTCAACTGCGGGACTACCAGCAGACCTGGGTCGATCGGTTCGCGGAGGCCGGCGAGGGCGTCTTCGTTGGCCCGCCGGGCAGCGGAAAGACGGTCGCCGCGATGGGGGCGATGTCCCACGTCGAGGGCGAAACCCTGATTCTGGTGCCGAGCCGTGATCTGGCCCGACAGTGGGCCGACACGATCCTCGAGTACACGTCGCTCGAACCGGAGCAGATCGGCCAGTACCACGGCGGGCGCAAGGAGGTCCGGCCGGTGACGATCGCGACCTACCAGATCGCGGGGATGGACCGCCACCGCTCGCTATTTGACGACCGCGAATGGGGGCTGGTGATCTTCGATGAGTGCCAGCACGTCCCGTCGGACGTCTACCGCCGGAGCACACACCTGCAGTCCAAACACCGGCTCGGCCTCTCTGCCAGCCCGATCCGGGAGGACGACCGCCAGCAGGAGATCTTCACCCTCGTGGGCCCGCCGATCGGCACCGACTGGGAGGCGCTGTTCGAGGCCGGCTTCGTCGCCGAACCGGAACTCGAGATCCGCTACGTCCCGTGGGGCGACGACGAGCAGGGTAACGCCTACGCCTCCGCGGACGGCCAGGAGAAGTACCGGATCGCCGCGAAGAACCGCGGGAAGGTCGACGAGGTTCGGTACCTGCTGTCGGCCCACCCCGACTCGAAGGCGCTGGTGTTCGTCGACTACCTAGAACAGGGGACAGATCTCGCGAATGCGTTGGACGTCCCCTTCCTCAGCGGCGAGACGCCCCACCACGAGCGCCGGCGGCTGCTCGACGAGTTCCGCCGGAACGAGCGGGACCTCCTCATCATTTCGCGGGTCGGCGACGAGGGGATCGACCTCCCGACGGCCGATCTGGCGATCGTCGCCTCGGGGCTCGGCGGCTCGAGACGGCAGGGAACCCAGCGGGCCGGGCGGACGATGCGCCCTGCCGGCGGCGCGCTCGTCTACGTGCTCGCGACGCGAGGGACCCGCGAGGAGGACTTCGCCCGCAAACAGCTCCAGCACCTCGGTCGCAAAGGGATGACGATCCGCGAGCAGAACGTCGAACGCGGCGAGGACTCCGAAACCGATGACACCGGCACGAACGACGGGGCTGACGGGGTCGACGGGAGCGTCGCCGACGAGTAG